In Oceanispirochaeta sp., the genomic window TCACGAAGGGTGTGGATCCATCCAGATAGGCCGACTCAAATATATCCCTGGGAAGTGTACTGATGTAGTTGTACAACAGGTAGATAGCCAGGGGGAGACCAAATCCCGTATGGGCCAGCCACATTCCTACAAATGTTCCATTAAGACCCCATCGGGTGTAGTCTCTTAATATGGGTATCAAGGCAATCTGAAGCGGGACAACCAGAAGAGCAACCACCATGATAAACAGAGGTTTCCGTCCTGGAAATTCCATCCAGGCAAAGGCATAAGCCGCAAAGGCAGCAATAAGAATCGGGATGATCGTCGCCGGAATAGCCACGGCAATAGAGTTCAGAACGGCGTCTGCAAAATTGTTACCCTGACGGGTAATTGTATTTCCCTCTCCATCAACAAAGTCGACAGTACCCCCGGAGAGTACATCTCTATAGTTCTGCAGGGTCAGGTTGGCCCCGAATCCTATCCATTTTTCCTCGTAGACTTCAATTTTTCGTGATCTTTTATTTCCATACCAGCGGAGAGTCCTTTTTTCGGATACCGCTATACCCTTACGCCATGCTTCAAAATCTGCTGTCACTCCTTCCATCTCGATGGGAGCATCGGGGTCAGTATCTTCAGGAAGTTCAAATTCACCGGACTTCACCAAATCTTTATGAGGGAGAACAGACCACCATCCTGAGCTGTAAATGTCTCTGGAATCTCTAAAGGATGTTACAAAAACACCTAAAGTCGGTACAGTCCAGGCGGTAACAATAACAATCAGTGTTATCAGTATCAGAATACGCCCTGTCAGGGATTTTCTTGTTTTGATTATGTGACTCATTTCAATACCTTCCTATCCATGAATTGTTTAAGGTTGTAGGGCAGAACAGGTATTATGAACACTAGAAGTACTATAGCGATGGCAGAAGCCTCACCAGAATTTCCATAGGTGAACTGTCTTAAGTAAAATTCATTGGCCATAACATTGGTTCCGTAGTTCCCTCCGGTCATAACCCGTACAATATCAAACAGTTTCAGGCTGAATATCAGAATGGTTGTGGTGACAGTAACAATGGTAGGCATGATATAGGGAATTGTTATACGGAAAAAAATTGTCACCGCATTGGCACCGTCTACCCTTGCCGCCTCATTGATCTCCGTAGGAATACCTTTTATCGCTGAAGAGAGGATTACCATGGCAAAACCTGTCTGCAGCCAGACCATAATGATGATCAGTAGGAAATTATTCCATATGGGGACAAGAAGCCAGGCTTGAGCTTCACCACCAAAGGCGGTAACAATGGCATTCAAGAGGCCGATTTCTGTTATATTGATTCCTTCCCCTTTATAAGCATACATGAATTTCCAAATAACCCCGGCACCAACAAAAGAGATGGCCATGGGCATAAAGATGAGGGATTTAAATATTTTTTCTGCCTTGCTCTTATCTGCCAGAACGGCAATGAGCAATCCGGTAATAATACAAAAAGATGTTCCGAATACCATCCATAACAGATTGTTTCTGTAACTCTCAATCATAATCGGGTCAGTAAAGGCGAATTTATAATTATCAAAAAAGACAAATCCATTACCATTCGCATCAGCAAAGCTGAGTCGCAGAGAACGAAGGGTCGGAATGACCAGCGCCCAGAAGAGCATCAGTACTGCGGGGCCTGCAAAAACTACTGCTACTGCAGTAGACCGGATTTTATGGGGCATTGATTCTGCTACTGCATTCAGCACAAAATAGAGGAGAGACACTGATGTCAATCCCCAGACAACCGCAAAGATTGTCATTAAAACTTTGTAATTCTGCATGCTCTGAAGGACTACAAAGCCCCCCCCCAGAACTCCTACTGTGAGTATTACTAGGGCTACTAAAACACCCTTATTCCATTTTGAATCGATTCTTTGGCTCATTCAGGCCTCCTTCTTATAAAGGAAAAGAGAGGATGGTGATCCATCCTCTCTTTCATTCACATCATTTTGGCCAAGAGGCGTCAATGGCTTTTACGGCTTCATCCAGAGTTATGGATCCGGAAACATAGTCAGTCATCTCTTTCCAGAAAGAACCGGCTCCTACTTGACCGGGCATCAGGTCCGATCCGTCAAAACGAACACTGGTAGCGTTCTGAATGACTTCTGCAACCTTTCTGTCGACTACATTGGTGTACCAGCTCAACTGAGAGTCTTTATGAGGAGATATAGCTCCTCCTGCTTTGACCCAACCTTCAACAGAGGCAGCTGTGGCAAAATACTGCATAACCATTCGAACTTCAGGCCTGTCGTTAAACATGGCATAGATATCACCTGCTACCAGCACGGGTTTTCCATACTGGGGATCTACGCTGGGTAGATAGAAAAAGTCGTAATCTTCTCCGGCTTTTAAGTTATCAGGGAAGAAAGAGGTAATAAAGTTACCCTGTTTATGCAGCCATGCTTTAGGAGGACTTTCAAACATAACCTTGGGAGCATCACCAAAACTGGTTGTGGCAATCCCTTTACGTCCACCGTAAACCATCCCGTCGGCAAACCAGATTGAGGCCATTGTTTCAATGGCTTTTCTAACTTCGGGACTGTCAAATTTCAGTTCACCCGCAACCCATTTGTCATAATTTTCAAGACTTGTGGTTCTGAGCATCATCTCTTCAACCCAGTCTGTTGCGGCCCAACCTGTTGCGGCACCGGATTCAATACCTATGGCCCAGGGAGAATCTCCATCAGAAATCATCATCTTCTGAAGTTCTTGTAATTCGGCCCATGTTGTTGGAACCTTATATCCTGCGGCATCAAAGGCCTTCTTGTTGTACCAGACCAGAGATTTACCGTTAACGCGTCCCCATATTCCTGCCATAATCGGTCCGTCTGGAGACTCCATGGTTCCCATATCAAGCCAGCTCTGAATGTAGTTGGATTTTACTTTAGCCATGTCCAGAGTCTTATTCAGGTCAATTACATAGCCTTTGGCTACAAAGTTTTTCAAGAGACCGGGCTGTGGAAAGTCTACCACATCCGGTGGGTTTCCGCCCTCAATTCTGATGCCGATGGAGGCTTCAAATTCTTTAGATCCTTCATACTGAATGTCAATTCCTGTCATTTCCTCAAATGATTTAATTGACTGTTCAAATTTGATGGCATCGTTATCAACGAAAGGACCGGCCATCGTCACGACTGTACCCCGAACCTCTGCATATTGATCAGCCACCGCTTTTTCTTCTGCAGGTGCTGCAGCTACTGCTTCTTCTTTTTTCTGGCACCCCATGAAAGACAA contains:
- a CDS encoding carbohydrate ABC transporter permease → MSHIIKTRKSLTGRILILITLIVIVTAWTVPTLGVFVTSFRDSRDIYSSGWWSVLPHKDLVKSGEFELPEDTDPDAPIEMEGVTADFEAWRKGIAVSEKRTLRWYGNKRSRKIEVYEEKWIGFGANLTLQNYRDVLSGGTVDFVDGEGNTITRQGNNFADAVLNSIAVAIPATIIPILIAAFAAYAFAWMEFPGRKPLFIMVVALLVVPLQIALIPILRDYTRWGLNGTFVGMWLAHTGFGLPLAIYLLYNYISTLPRDIFESAYLDGSTPFVTFVRLVLPLSIPALASFAIFQFLWVWNDYLVALVFLGDKNRVVTSALAAMIGEKGADWHLLTSGAFLSMVIPLAVFFGLQRFFVRGLMAGSVKG
- a CDS encoding carbohydrate ABC transporter permease translates to MSQRIDSKWNKGVLVALVILTVGVLGGGFVVLQSMQNYKVLMTIFAVVWGLTSVSLLYFVLNAVAESMPHKIRSTAVAVVFAGPAVLMLFWALVIPTLRSLRLSFADANGNGFVFFDNYKFAFTDPIMIESYRNNLLWMVFGTSFCIITGLLIAVLADKSKAEKIFKSLIFMPMAISFVGAGVIWKFMYAYKGEGINITEIGLLNAIVTAFGGEAQAWLLVPIWNNFLLIIIMVWLQTGFAMVILSSAIKGIPTEINEAARVDGANAVTIFFRITIPYIMPTIVTVTTTILIFSLKLFDIVRVMTGGNYGTNVMANEFYLRQFTYGNSGEASAIAIVLLVFIIPVLPYNLKQFMDRKVLK
- a CDS encoding ABC transporter substrate-binding protein, giving the protein MKKFVFGAVAFLMIASLSFMGCQKKEEAVAAAPAEEKAVADQYAEVRGTVVTMAGPFVDNDAIKFEQSIKSFEEMTGIDIQYEGSKEFEASIGIRIEGGNPPDVVDFPQPGLLKNFVAKGYVIDLNKTLDMAKVKSNYIQSWLDMGTMESPDGPIMAGIWGRVNGKSLVWYNKKAFDAAGYKVPTTWAELQELQKMMISDGDSPWAIGIESGAATGWAATDWVEEMMLRTTSLENYDKWVAGELKFDSPEVRKAIETMASIWFADGMVYGGRKGIATTSFGDAPKVMFESPPKAWLHKQGNFITSFFPDNLKAGEDYDFFYLPSVDPQYGKPVLVAGDIYAMFNDRPEVRMVMQYFATAASVEGWVKAGGAISPHKDSQLSWYTNVVDRKVAEVIQNATSVRFDGSDLMPGQVGAGSFWKEMTDYVSGSITLDEAVKAIDASWPK